Below is a window of Quercus robur chromosome 6, dhQueRobu3.1, whole genome shotgun sequence DNA.
CTACCTCTTTTctacaaaaaaatgttaaattcaaataatttttcatgcatatacacacacatatagcaTGCAACGCACAAGACTTAAACTTGGTAGGATAAAAGCCACTCAAGTTTCAGTGtcttcttccatgctttcaaggtcaaattaaattctcatgCGAGTCtctctacttcaaatttttaaatgtttaataatttagattttttttttaattattgaattaaggTTTCTACTTAAACatgatttcaattattgaaaatcattattGAATTAAGGTTTCTACTTAAAGTTCAATGTATCATtgaaaatcattatatatatatatatatatatatgtatatgtatgtattttatGATACCTTAATCTCGCACAACATGCATTCATTatgtaacttaaaagtaaaatattcatttatttttattatttatatatgtattttatgATACCTTAGTCTCTCTACTTCTTTGTGTTTgcttctctcttccctactattttccttttaattgttgttgtgtttgtgattaattatggtttagaatGTTTTGTCAATTTGGGTATTACTTATTGTACGGCACCTAACACCCAAGTTCATATTAGGTCTTGGACCATGAATCAACGATATGGGCCAAAGATCCAACCTTCACATCAACAAGAGCCCCGGCCTAAACCCACGAATTGTTGCTAATGTGAACTGAGTGTTTTCCGGACCCTTAGAAGGCGGATTGTGTACACCCTGCTCACAAGGTTCTCGGGAAACTATTTCTGGGCACTATGCATATGCTCGGTCACATTGCCCGGGCACATTGCCGTTTAAGTGCTCGACATAACCTTAGGAAACTCCACTGCCGAACACGTTAACGgaagtgggaaccatttccaaaTCCACTCGTacctaaaaatccacttaagCCCATTGACATTGGACCCTTCTTTGcactaagagagaaaataatgatgatcaccccattaacgaaagctataaataggagaaatgaATGGATAGTTAGGGGATGCAATTCTgaggaaagaaagaataaggaaATAGAGAGGAGATAACAttgagaaagagggagaaaagTGATTGCATTGGGTCCCTTATCCTAAGACAACCCAAGGTAGAATACCCAGACCCACCATACAAGTAAATTGCGAGCCCAAATAGTGGTTTGGCCTAGCAAGCCCGTCTTTGGAGCTTacatttatatttatcattctgCACATCAATTATTTGAATATAAGTGTGCTttggtaattttgtaattagaggtctaaacattcactaaTATTTTACACACCAAGCGAGCATTCATTCTCTTCACTTCTCAAAGTTTTGATAAGTAACTCTTACTTTTGGTCTTTGATAAGTCATATCAATATGGTATGAACCATATTTTCTTCactttcaaaaagaaaactttaaaatgtcttctaatatttattttctctctatacaaataaaataacaaacaaagcactcaaatataattaaaaaaaaaagagctaaatTATACATACCCTTAAGTTCTTAATTCAATAATTctataaaataagaaaagagaatatatatatcttaCATATAACACATAATACAAAGTTAAATCATATATAGAAATAGCTTTAGTATGCATTtgaatgaggtttttttttttttttgataaaatactattttggtatctaaattcttttaaaaatttgtattttgtctctaaactttaaaaaagttatttttttcctctctaaattattgaaatttttttactttttgttcttaaactttaaaataaattcttttttttttatccctaaattatttatataaaaaaattctttcttggTCACTATTTTGGGTCTCTATTTAAAAAAACGACAGTCGTTTAGCATGCCATTTCTCCTTCTAATACCAGCATCTACACTCAGTACTGCTCACTCCATCTACACCCAGCATCcacctctctttttcttctcacaATATGGATCCACTCTCGGCGGTCCGCGACTACACGATCCGAAACGAGCTGGACCGGATCGTCCGGTACAACGACGAGTTCCGGTTCGGGTCGGACTACTCGTTCCCATGCTCCATCGAAACCGGGTACCGATCGAAGCAAGGCAATCTCTACACCTTAGAAACCCTACTGTTCTTCATCAACAACCACCAACTCAAGCACATCGAGTACATACAGAAGGCTCGCACGCAGGGAATCACCGCCGTCACTTTGCCGGACCGGAAACCCTTGCTCGATTATCTCACCGGAAAAGTCTCCTCCTCCGATTCGGTACAATTAAACGACGTCGTAAACCTAAACCCCCAAAAGTTCCCCGATTTGCCCCTGAATTCTTCGATTATTGCGTCCGAGACATTTCCCCCAAATTTCTCCGAACAAAACAGCACCCAATTGCCCGAACACGAAGTCGTCGAATTCACGGCGGCGATGGTGACCTCGATGGAGCGGCCGTTGAAGGATCGAGAGTCGTTGTTGGAGTGCAAGCAGAGGGATTTCTACAGCGTTCTGGTGGCGTCGACGAAGCGAGAGGAGGAGCGGCAGCGAGTCGAGTCGCAGCAGAGGAAAGACGGGCTCGTCGCGAAGAATCGGCTGATGGGCTCGGAGGAAACTCGGTACGGCGTTGACGAGTCGATGAATTACGATAACTCGATGACGCCGAAGCCGAAGATGATGCATTTGATGATGAAAGGGAGCAAGATTGGCGAAGGGGTGCCGATAATTCTGGTTCCCAGTGCGTTCCAGACTTTGATTACGATTTACAATGTGAAGGAGTTTTTGGAAGATGGGTTTTTTATACCTACGGATGTGAAGGTGAAGCAGATGAAGGGGGCGAAGCCGGACTGCGTGACGGTGCAGAAGAAGTTCAGTAGGGATAGGGTGGTGACGGCTTATGAGGTTAGGGATAAGCCTTCCGGGCTTAAACCCGAGGATTGGGATCGTGTTGTGGCGGTTTTCGTGTTGGGGAAAGAATGGCAGTTTAAGGATTGGCCGTTTAAGGACCATGTTGAGATATTCAATAAGAGTGAGTGTGATTGTTGTTTTTAATGCTGTGTTAGAACTAATTTTGAATTGGGTGTGGTTGTGTTTTTTGGCATTTGGGGTTTTGGAGttacaaaaaaaagggttttgggttttaggggaaATGGGTTTGTATTTTTGCTTTATTTAAAGTTATGTACTTGGGTTGAGGAGGGTTAGATTAGGAATGgttctttttgccttttttttggttatgaattCGTGTATTCTTTGTGGAATTGACTCTGAGTTATGTGTTGGATTGGTGTTTGCagttttaggattttttatgCGGTTTGAGGATGACAGTTTGGAGTCGGCGAAGACTGTGAAGCAGTGGAATGTAAAGATTATCTCAGTGAGTATTGTTTTTCTTGATCTGGTTGGTTGTTTTGATCTTAGTTATCTTGAATGGGATATGAGTATATCGGTGTTTGCAGCCATGTATTATTAGGATTTGATGTGAATGTATATTGCAAATGTGCAGATTAGCAAGAATAAGCGACACCAAGATAGAACTGCAGCGTTGGATGTGTGGGAAAAACTAGAAGATTTTGTTCGGTCACGATCACATTCTTGATGTGCACCGACTTTTTAGATAAGTTGTGTGAATATTTGTGATGTTTCTGAGATTTTTGACCCTCGTACTCAACGCAACTTTGTATTTATTTAGTTCTGGTATTGGAATAGATTGATTGCTTTTGCTAAAATTCTCTTGAGATTCTATTGCTAGGCTTTGTGAGAGtttatttaaactaatttgCCAATTGAAAAAAGTTGAGCACAACCCTCGTTCCTGTGCTTACTTTTCTCGTTAGCTAAGCCTAAATTTCCCTGAGTTTGCTTTGGTTATACTTATCAATGCTGTGGAATTCATTTCATGCATATAACAGACTAGATGATAAGATAAATGTACAAACTTCTCGTAAACAACTTCTGTGCAGCTTGGTAGTAGCTTATTTCAGTATGCTCTTAACCAACCAAGTTGAAGCAAAGCCAGGCTCAACTTAGATCTGTTATTGAGTAGTTGGGAAATTCATTTAGCTATGTCGGCAGATATTTTCAGGATCTTTTATAAAAACACTATTAATTACCAAAGAGTGAGTATCAGTGAACAAGTCATTGGTTGAGGTTATGAGAATACTGATGTATGAGGACAACCAGAGTTTGAAACTTCGAATCCCCCCTTGCCTACTTCTTGTAACAattaaatctattaaaaaaagaaacaagaaaaagaaaagaagctaaGCATATTTGAATATTCCctgctcttttctttttgttatctGGTGTGGCTAAAAGTAAAAGATAATTCAACTCTTAATGATCtgcaatgttattaattgaggttcaaattaatttgaactgtaaagaaaaaatatataatggaGCAGTCTGAAATAGAACTCAGTTCCTC
It encodes the following:
- the LOC126689463 gene encoding protein CDC73 homolog, with amino-acid sequence MDPLSAVRDYTIRNELDRIVRYNDEFRFGSDYSFPCSIETGYRSKQGNLYTLETLLFFINNHQLKHIEYIQKARTQGITAVTLPDRKPLLDYLTGKVSSSDSVQLNDVVNLNPQKFPDLPLNSSIIASETFPPNFSEQNSTQLPEHEVVEFTAAMVTSMERPLKDRESLLECKQRDFYSVLVASTKREEERQRVESQQRKDGLVAKNRLMGSEETRYGVDESMNYDNSMTPKPKMMHLMMKGSKIGEGVPIILVPSAFQTLITIYNVKEFLEDGFFIPTDVKVKQMKGAKPDCVTVQKKFSRDRVVTAYEVRDKPSGLKPEDWDRVVAVFVLGKEWQFKDWPFKDHVEIFNKILGFFMRFEDDSLESAKTVKQWNVKIISISKNKRHQDRTAALDVWEKLEDFVRSRSHS